The bacterium region AATTGAAGTACCTCCCGAATCTCGCCTGGAAGGTTTGGAGATTCTTACTGAGGAGGCAAAGGCAAAGAGGTTAGTTGGACTCTATACACCAGCAGAAGAAGTGGAGAAAGGGCCTGAAGTAGCTCTGGAGAGAGTGTTTACTCATGGGCCCCTTTCAACCAAGCTATATTTAGAACCTTCTCCTCCTACTTTGGAAGATAATGTTGGCGATCTGGAACGGGTCTATCGGGAAATCAGAAAGGGACGGGAAATTCCCATTATGCAGATGGGCTTAGCCAATATTAAAAAATTGAGCAAACTTCTCAGAGAAAGTGACTGGAAAGTGACTGCTACCCTTGGTAATCGAAACGAGACTACGGAAGTGGTTCTAATTGAGCCCGGGGATACGACTAATAAAAATTATGGCGTGGCAGTAGATGTCGGGACAACAACAATAGTGGCTTATCTGGTCAACTTGAGAGAGCGTCAGGTTCTGGGTGCAAAAGCTTGCTATAATCCGCAAGTCGATTTTGGTGAGGACGTTATCTCCCGGATAATTTTCGCTCAGGAAAAGGATAGGTTAGAAAAGTTGCACCATGTGGTAATAGATGCAATTAACAATCTCATTTTAGGAATGGCTCTGGAACACAATTTGACCCTTAACGATATTAATGGCGTTGCCTGCGCCGGGAACACAACTATGATTCACCTTTTGTTGCGAGTTCCTCCCGAATACTTACGAAAGGAACCATATGTCCCCACTGCTGGTTTCATTCCTGTTATAAGAGCTGCTGAGGCAGGAATTAAGATTAATCCTCGGGGGCTCCTCTGTTGCATCCCTGGAGTGAGTAGTTATGTTGGTGGGGATATAACAGCTGGCGTTTTAGCTTCGGGCTTGGATGATTTACCAACTCTGGGACTATTTATAGATCTGGGGACAAATGGTGAGGTAGTCCTGGGAAATAAAGACTGGTTAATCTGCTGTTCCACTTCTGCTGGTCCCTGTTTTGAAGGTGGAGGGATAAAATGGGGAATTCGCGCGATGAAAGGGGCTATTCAGAAAGCAGAAATAAATTCTTCCAGGGATAGAGTCAAGCTCTATACTATCGGAAAACAGAAGCCCAAGGGTATCT contains the following coding sequences:
- a CDS encoding ASKHA domain-containing protein → MEKCKIIFYPWKKEVTVPSGTDLLTAAIRAGVNIYNSCGGEGVCGRCKVILRKGEVITEPTGRLSAEERKKGYVLACRTTCKGRMEIEVPPESRLEGLEILTEEAKAKRLVGLYTPAEEVEKGPEVALERVFTHGPLSTKLYLEPSPPTLEDNVGDLERVYREIRKGREIPIMQMGLANIKKLSKLLRESDWKVTATLGNRNETTEVVLIEPGDTTNKNYGVAVDVGTTTIVAYLVNLRERQVLGAKACYNPQVDFGEDVISRIIFAQEKDRLEKLHHVVIDAINNLILGMALEHNLTLNDINGVACAGNTTMIHLLLRVPPEYLRKEPYVPTAGFIPVIRAAEAGIKINPRGLLCCIPGVSSYVGGDITAGVLASGLDDLPTLGLFIDLGTNGEVVLGNKDWLICCSTSAGPCFEGGGIKWGIRAMKGAIQKAEINSSRDRVKLYTIGKQKPKGICGAGLVDCVAELLKSGRLNRAGKLIPESSKRIRKGEDGWEFILAESRKSAVDQDIVITETDIKNLIHSKGAIYSGAEVLLKRVGLSFQNLEQVFIAGGLGTALDVEKAIMIGLLPDLPPKKFTFIGNSAIAGTRICLLSQEAMRKAEKIAGKMTYVDLSTEPEFMNNYTASLFLPHTDISLFPSVKKLIG